The following proteins come from a genomic window of Acanthopagrus latus isolate v.2019 chromosome 5, fAcaLat1.1, whole genome shotgun sequence:
- the fancg gene encoding Fanconi anemia group G protein isoform X1 gives MSIKTYQPLSLCDRWTQENNELVNKWKQQEGGAEAVSHNHNQTHLRWCSSEFHKLSRKIQGIPPLVDHAQLELTVVYNACLCSVALSQFSEADLLLSQATERVVTVIQMTGDDPISSDPPAFWKTLLKSMGNTTFTSSVQHLLCLQWAVWLAKCQLKTIQEFQDELFSLFETLSTEFGDDERSSERGKSSDIPMLVMDPRRLIELLQTCTFIAQGAERLSEGQSSEALSGLQKASSLSAPRTLLAYTHHLSGLCLASMSCPQMALQCYRMALETDSWCVCALYQSILIYRELENTQAEIQALRLLHSTLLLPSATEPPLAGTPLLSPSVLLCSQSLNRMLSVPSALSVLHSLAQKCVLHGRVSEGVEYYLDLLAALHSDDQHGSPSQVHAKDPPLPRLPELYLEAGAALLTARRPADCVALCDEVIGTTLELLPEKLVLEEPEEKFEVETRTVGAEGEDRMKMLLWTGAAYLLQGHCHTHLRDWKQAVTHYTRCINLLVKVHFKKKGFQPQIPSADMVGKQGTDLCILQRLKGLSLAGRGISFSQTGQLREALRDLHLSLQAVPDCVGAGLWCGEVLWRLGRRQEAAACWEKTWSFPAQSSVESLRLYLQEPQSGPLLDSTELRHRIHELGSTLSA, from the exons ATGTCTATCAAAACGTACCAGCCACTTTCTTTATGTGATAGATGGACCCAGGAAAACAACGAGTTGGTTAACAAATGGAAG CAGcaagaaggaggagcagaggctgTAAGCCACAATCACAACCAGACCCATCTGAGATGGTGTTCGTCTGAGTTTCACAAACTTTCAAGGAAAATCCAAG GTATCCCTCCTCTTGTAGATCATGCACAGTTGGAGCTGACAGTAGTGTACAATGCCTGTTTGTGCTCTGTTGCTCTGTCTCAGTTCTCAGAAGCTGACCTGCTCCTCTCACAAGCCACAGAGAGAG TTGTTACAGTTATACAGATGACAGGTGATGACCCTATTTCTTCAGACCCTCCTGCATTTTGGAAAACACTTCTCAAATCAATGGGAAACACAACTTTTACTTCCTCTGTACAGCACCTTCTTTGTCTGCAGTGGGCAGTGTGGCTGGCCAAATGCCAGCTGAAAACCATTCAAGAGTTTCAG GATGAGCTGTTCTCCCTGTTTGAGACACTATCAACCGAGTTTGGGGATGATGAGAGGAGCAGTGAAAGGGGAAAGTCCTCAGACATTCCAATGCTGGTGATGGACCCAAGACGGCTGATCGAGTTATTGCAGACCTGCACTTTTATAGCCCAAG GTGCAGAACGATTGAGTgagggtcagagttcagaggCGCTGTCAGGCCTGCAGAAAGCTTCCTCCCTCTCCGCTCCCAGAACGCTATTAGCATACACACACCACCTCTCGGGCCTCTGCCTCGCCTCTATG AGCTGCCCTCAGATGGCATTGCAGTGTTACAGGATGGCACTGGAGACAGactcctggtgtgtgtgtgcgctgtacCAGAGCATACTCATATACAGagagctggaaaacacacaggccGAGATACAAGCTCTTCGTTTGCTGCACTCA ACTTTGCTGTTGCCCTCTGCCACAGAGCCTCCTCTGGCTGgtactcctctcctctccccttccgTATTGCTTTGCAGCCAATCACTGAACCGCATGCTGTCAGTTCCCTCTGCCCTCTCTGTCCTTCACAGCCTGGCTCAGAAGTGTGTGCTCCATGGGAG GGTGTCAGAGGGTGTGGAATATTATTTGGACCTGCTGGCTGCTCTTCACTCAGATGATCAACATGGA TCTCCATCTCAGGTACATGCTAAGGACCCTCCCCTCCCTAGGCTGCCTGAGCTTTACCTGGAGGCTGGCGCGGCCTTGCTCACGGCCCGACGGCCCGCTGATTGCGTGGCGCTATGCGATGAAGTCATTGGCACAACGCTGGAGCTGCTGCCTGAGAAGTTGGTGttggaggagccagaggagaagTTTGAAGTTGAGACCAGGACTGTGGGTGCAGAGGGTGAAGATAGGATGAAGATGCTGCTCTGGACTGGGGCTGCCTACCTCCTCCAGGGTCACTGCCACACTCACCTGAGGGACTGGAAACAAGCTGTGACTCATTACACAAG ATGTATCAACCTGCTGGTAAAGGTgcactttaaaaagaaag GTTTCCAACCACAAATCCCCAGTGCAGACATGGTTGGTAAGCAGGGAACAGATCTGTGTATCCTCCAGAGGCTGAAGGGGCTTTCACTAGCTGGTAGAGGCATCAGTTTCTCCCAGACAGGCCAGCTAAGAGAGGCACTGAGAGACCTCCATCTCAGCTTGCAGGCAGTTCCAG ACTGTGTGGGTGCAGGGCTGTGGTGCGGTGAAGTGCTGTGGAGGCTTGGCAGGAGACAGGAGGCAGCAGCTTGTTGGGAAAAGACATGGAGCTTCCCTGCACAGTCCTCAGTAGA GAGTTTACGTCTGTACCTACAGGAACCCCAGTCTGGCCCTTTGTTGGACTCCACAGAGCTGCGGCACAGAATACACGAACTTGGCTCTACCTTGTCAGCCTAG
- the fancg gene encoding Fanconi anemia group G protein isoform X3, which yields MSIKTYQPLSLCDRWTQENNELVNKWKQQEGGAEAVSHNHNQTHLRWCSSEFHKLSRKIQGIPPLVDHAQLELTVVYNACLCSVALSQFSEADLLLSQATERVIQMTGDDPISSDPPAFWKTLLKSMGNTTFTSSVQHLLCLQWAVWLAKCQLKTIQEFQDELFSLFETLSTEFGDDERSSERGKSSDIPMLVMDPRRLIELLQTCTFIAQGAERLSEGQSSEALSGLQKASSLSAPRTLLAYTHHLSGLCLASMSCPQMALQCYRMALETDSWCVCALYQSILIYRELENTQAEIQALRLLHSTLLLPSATEPPLAGTPLLSPSVLLCSQSLNRMLSVPSALSVLHSLAQKCVLHGRVSEGVEYYLDLLAALHSDDQHGSPSQVHAKDPPLPRLPELYLEAGAALLTARRPADCVALCDEVIGTTLELLPEKLVLEEPEEKFEVETRTVGAEGEDRMKMLLWTGAAYLLQGHCHTHLRDWKQAVTHYTRCINLLVKVHFKKKGFQPQIPSADMVGKQGTDLCILQRLKGLSLAGRGISFSQTGQLREALRDLHLSLQAVPDCVGAGLWCGEVLWRLGRRQEAAACWEKTWSFPAQSSVESLRLYLQEPQSGPLLDSTELRHRIHELGSTLSA from the exons ATGTCTATCAAAACGTACCAGCCACTTTCTTTATGTGATAGATGGACCCAGGAAAACAACGAGTTGGTTAACAAATGGAAG CAGcaagaaggaggagcagaggctgTAAGCCACAATCACAACCAGACCCATCTGAGATGGTGTTCGTCTGAGTTTCACAAACTTTCAAGGAAAATCCAAG GTATCCCTCCTCTTGTAGATCATGCACAGTTGGAGCTGACAGTAGTGTACAATGCCTGTTTGTGCTCTGTTGCTCTGTCTCAGTTCTCAGAAGCTGACCTGCTCCTCTCACAAGCCACAGAGAGAG TTATACAGATGACAGGTGATGACCCTATTTCTTCAGACCCTCCTGCATTTTGGAAAACACTTCTCAAATCAATGGGAAACACAACTTTTACTTCCTCTGTACAGCACCTTCTTTGTCTGCAGTGGGCAGTGTGGCTGGCCAAATGCCAGCTGAAAACCATTCAAGAGTTTCAG GATGAGCTGTTCTCCCTGTTTGAGACACTATCAACCGAGTTTGGGGATGATGAGAGGAGCAGTGAAAGGGGAAAGTCCTCAGACATTCCAATGCTGGTGATGGACCCAAGACGGCTGATCGAGTTATTGCAGACCTGCACTTTTATAGCCCAAG GTGCAGAACGATTGAGTgagggtcagagttcagaggCGCTGTCAGGCCTGCAGAAAGCTTCCTCCCTCTCCGCTCCCAGAACGCTATTAGCATACACACACCACCTCTCGGGCCTCTGCCTCGCCTCTATG AGCTGCCCTCAGATGGCATTGCAGTGTTACAGGATGGCACTGGAGACAGactcctggtgtgtgtgtgcgctgtacCAGAGCATACTCATATACAGagagctggaaaacacacaggccGAGATACAAGCTCTTCGTTTGCTGCACTCA ACTTTGCTGTTGCCCTCTGCCACAGAGCCTCCTCTGGCTGgtactcctctcctctccccttccgTATTGCTTTGCAGCCAATCACTGAACCGCATGCTGTCAGTTCCCTCTGCCCTCTCTGTCCTTCACAGCCTGGCTCAGAAGTGTGTGCTCCATGGGAG GGTGTCAGAGGGTGTGGAATATTATTTGGACCTGCTGGCTGCTCTTCACTCAGATGATCAACATGGA TCTCCATCTCAGGTACATGCTAAGGACCCTCCCCTCCCTAGGCTGCCTGAGCTTTACCTGGAGGCTGGCGCGGCCTTGCTCACGGCCCGACGGCCCGCTGATTGCGTGGCGCTATGCGATGAAGTCATTGGCACAACGCTGGAGCTGCTGCCTGAGAAGTTGGTGttggaggagccagaggagaagTTTGAAGTTGAGACCAGGACTGTGGGTGCAGAGGGTGAAGATAGGATGAAGATGCTGCTCTGGACTGGGGCTGCCTACCTCCTCCAGGGTCACTGCCACACTCACCTGAGGGACTGGAAACAAGCTGTGACTCATTACACAAG ATGTATCAACCTGCTGGTAAAGGTgcactttaaaaagaaag GTTTCCAACCACAAATCCCCAGTGCAGACATGGTTGGTAAGCAGGGAACAGATCTGTGTATCCTCCAGAGGCTGAAGGGGCTTTCACTAGCTGGTAGAGGCATCAGTTTCTCCCAGACAGGCCAGCTAAGAGAGGCACTGAGAGACCTCCATCTCAGCTTGCAGGCAGTTCCAG ACTGTGTGGGTGCAGGGCTGTGGTGCGGTGAAGTGCTGTGGAGGCTTGGCAGGAGACAGGAGGCAGCAGCTTGTTGGGAAAAGACATGGAGCTTCCCTGCACAGTCCTCAGTAGA GAGTTTACGTCTGTACCTACAGGAACCCCAGTCTGGCCCTTTGTTGGACTCCACAGAGCTGCGGCACAGAATACACGAACTTGGCTCTACCTTGTCAGCCTAG
- the fancg gene encoding Fanconi anemia group G protein isoform X2, with protein MSIKTYQPLSLCDRWTQENNELVNKWKQEGGAEAVSHNHNQTHLRWCSSEFHKLSRKIQGIPPLVDHAQLELTVVYNACLCSVALSQFSEADLLLSQATERVVTVIQMTGDDPISSDPPAFWKTLLKSMGNTTFTSSVQHLLCLQWAVWLAKCQLKTIQEFQDELFSLFETLSTEFGDDERSSERGKSSDIPMLVMDPRRLIELLQTCTFIAQGAERLSEGQSSEALSGLQKASSLSAPRTLLAYTHHLSGLCLASMSCPQMALQCYRMALETDSWCVCALYQSILIYRELENTQAEIQALRLLHSTLLLPSATEPPLAGTPLLSPSVLLCSQSLNRMLSVPSALSVLHSLAQKCVLHGRVSEGVEYYLDLLAALHSDDQHGSPSQVHAKDPPLPRLPELYLEAGAALLTARRPADCVALCDEVIGTTLELLPEKLVLEEPEEKFEVETRTVGAEGEDRMKMLLWTGAAYLLQGHCHTHLRDWKQAVTHYTRCINLLVKVHFKKKGFQPQIPSADMVGKQGTDLCILQRLKGLSLAGRGISFSQTGQLREALRDLHLSLQAVPDCVGAGLWCGEVLWRLGRRQEAAACWEKTWSFPAQSSVESLRLYLQEPQSGPLLDSTELRHRIHELGSTLSA; from the exons ATGTCTATCAAAACGTACCAGCCACTTTCTTTATGTGATAGATGGACCCAGGAAAACAACGAGTTGGTTAACAAATGGAAG caagaaggaggagcagaggctgTAAGCCACAATCACAACCAGACCCATCTGAGATGGTGTTCGTCTGAGTTTCACAAACTTTCAAGGAAAATCCAAG GTATCCCTCCTCTTGTAGATCATGCACAGTTGGAGCTGACAGTAGTGTACAATGCCTGTTTGTGCTCTGTTGCTCTGTCTCAGTTCTCAGAAGCTGACCTGCTCCTCTCACAAGCCACAGAGAGAG TTGTTACAGTTATACAGATGACAGGTGATGACCCTATTTCTTCAGACCCTCCTGCATTTTGGAAAACACTTCTCAAATCAATGGGAAACACAACTTTTACTTCCTCTGTACAGCACCTTCTTTGTCTGCAGTGGGCAGTGTGGCTGGCCAAATGCCAGCTGAAAACCATTCAAGAGTTTCAG GATGAGCTGTTCTCCCTGTTTGAGACACTATCAACCGAGTTTGGGGATGATGAGAGGAGCAGTGAAAGGGGAAAGTCCTCAGACATTCCAATGCTGGTGATGGACCCAAGACGGCTGATCGAGTTATTGCAGACCTGCACTTTTATAGCCCAAG GTGCAGAACGATTGAGTgagggtcagagttcagaggCGCTGTCAGGCCTGCAGAAAGCTTCCTCCCTCTCCGCTCCCAGAACGCTATTAGCATACACACACCACCTCTCGGGCCTCTGCCTCGCCTCTATG AGCTGCCCTCAGATGGCATTGCAGTGTTACAGGATGGCACTGGAGACAGactcctggtgtgtgtgtgcgctgtacCAGAGCATACTCATATACAGagagctggaaaacacacaggccGAGATACAAGCTCTTCGTTTGCTGCACTCA ACTTTGCTGTTGCCCTCTGCCACAGAGCCTCCTCTGGCTGgtactcctctcctctccccttccgTATTGCTTTGCAGCCAATCACTGAACCGCATGCTGTCAGTTCCCTCTGCCCTCTCTGTCCTTCACAGCCTGGCTCAGAAGTGTGTGCTCCATGGGAG GGTGTCAGAGGGTGTGGAATATTATTTGGACCTGCTGGCTGCTCTTCACTCAGATGATCAACATGGA TCTCCATCTCAGGTACATGCTAAGGACCCTCCCCTCCCTAGGCTGCCTGAGCTTTACCTGGAGGCTGGCGCGGCCTTGCTCACGGCCCGACGGCCCGCTGATTGCGTGGCGCTATGCGATGAAGTCATTGGCACAACGCTGGAGCTGCTGCCTGAGAAGTTGGTGttggaggagccagaggagaagTTTGAAGTTGAGACCAGGACTGTGGGTGCAGAGGGTGAAGATAGGATGAAGATGCTGCTCTGGACTGGGGCTGCCTACCTCCTCCAGGGTCACTGCCACACTCACCTGAGGGACTGGAAACAAGCTGTGACTCATTACACAAG ATGTATCAACCTGCTGGTAAAGGTgcactttaaaaagaaag GTTTCCAACCACAAATCCCCAGTGCAGACATGGTTGGTAAGCAGGGAACAGATCTGTGTATCCTCCAGAGGCTGAAGGGGCTTTCACTAGCTGGTAGAGGCATCAGTTTCTCCCAGACAGGCCAGCTAAGAGAGGCACTGAGAGACCTCCATCTCAGCTTGCAGGCAGTTCCAG ACTGTGTGGGTGCAGGGCTGTGGTGCGGTGAAGTGCTGTGGAGGCTTGGCAGGAGACAGGAGGCAGCAGCTTGTTGGGAAAAGACATGGAGCTTCCCTGCACAGTCCTCAGTAGA GAGTTTACGTCTGTACCTACAGGAACCCCAGTCTGGCCCTTTGTTGGACTCCACAGAGCTGCGGCACAGAATACACGAACTTGGCTCTACCTTGTCAGCCTAG
- the LOC119019441 gene encoding transitional endoplasmic reticulum ATPase — protein MASGGESKNDDLATAILKQKNRPNRLIVDESINEDNSVVSLSQTKMDELQLFRGDTVLMKGKKRRETVCIVLSDDTCSDEKVRMNRVVRNNLRVRLGDVISIQPCPDVKYGKRIHVLPIDDTVEGITGNLFEVYLKPYFLEAYRPIRKGDIFLVRGGMRAVEFKVVETDPSPYCIVAPDTVIHCEGEPIRREDEEESLNEVGYDDIGGVRKQLAQIKEMVELPLRHPALFKAIGVKPPRGILLYGPPGTGKTLIARAVANETGAFFFLINGPEIMSKLAGESESNLRKAFEEAEKNAPAIIFIDELDAIAPKREKTHGEVERRIVSQLLTLMDGLKQRAHVIVMAATNRPNSIDPALRRFGRFDREVDIGIPDATGRLEILQIHTKNMKLADDVDLEQVANETHGHVGADLAALCSEAALQAIRKKMDLIDLEDETIDAEVMNSLAVTMDDFKWALSQSNPSALRETVVEVPNITWEDIGGLDDVKRELQELVQYPVEHPDKFLKFGMTPSKGVLFYGPPGCGKTLLAKAIANECQANFISIKGPELLTMWFGESEANVREIFDKARQAAPCVLFFDELDSIAKARGGNVGDGGGAADRVINQILTEMDGMSSKKNVFIIGATNRPDIIDPAILRPGRLDQLIYIPLPDEKSRMSILKANLRKSPISKDVDLDFLAKMTNGFSGADLTEICQRACKLAIRESIENEIRRERERQTNPSAMEVEEDDPVPEIRKDHFEEAMRFARRSVSDNDIRKYEMFAQTLQQSRGFGSFRFPSSAAGGSGPSHGSGGTGSGPVFNEDNDDDLYG, from the exons ATGGCCTCGGGAGGGGA ATCCAAAAATGATGATCTAGCCACTGCAATTctgaaacagaagaacagacCCAACAGACTGATTGTGGATGAATCCATCAATGAAGACAACAgtgtggtctctctctctcag ACCAAGATGGACGAGCTGCAGCTCTTCCGTGGAGACACAGTTCTGATGAAGGGAAAGAAGCGGCGGGAGACTGTATGCATTGTGCTGTCTGATGACACCTGCTCTGATGAAAAGGTTCGCATGAACAGGGTGGTCCGCAACAATCTGAGGGTCCGACtgggtgatgtcatcag CATTCAGCCATGTCCCGATGTGAAGTACGGAAAGAGGATCCACGTCCTCCCAATAGATGACACAGTAGAGGGAATTACTGGCAACCTGTTTGAAGTCTACTTGAAGCCATACTTTCTGGAGGCTTACAGGCCAATCCGCAAAG GTGATATTTTCCTGGTCAGAGGCGGTATGCGTGCTGTGGAGTTCAAGGTGGTAGAGACCGATCCCTCTCCCTACTGCATTGTTGCTCCTGATACAGTCATCCACTGTGAGGGCGAACCAATCAGGAGAGAG gatgaggaggagtcCCTGAACGAGGTGGGCTATGATGACATTGGAGGAGTGAGGAAGCAGTTAGCTCAGATCAAAGAGATGGTGGAGCTGCCCCTTAGACACCCTGCACTGTTCAAGGCCATTGGAGTCAAG CCCCCACGTGGTATCCTGCTTTATGGACCCCCTGGAACTGGAAAGACCTTGATTGCTAGAGCTGTAGCCAATGAAACTGGAGCCTTCTTCTTCCTGATTAATG GTCCTGAGATCATGAGTAAGCTGgcaggagagagcgagagtaACCTGAGAAAGGCCTTcgaggaagcagagaagaatGCTCCTGCCATCATCTTTATCGATGAGCTTGACGCAATCGCTCCTAAGAGGGAGAAG actcatggagaggtggagaggcGCATTGTTTCTCAGCTGTTGACTCTTATGGACGGCCTGAAACAGAGAGCTCATGTCATCGTCATGGCGGCCACCAACAGACCCAACAGCATTGACCCTGCACTCAGGAGATTTG GGCGTTTTGATAGGGAAGTGGACATCGGCATCCCTGATGCCACTGGCAGATTGGAGATTCTCCAGATTCACACCAAGAACATGAAACTGGCTGACGATGTCGACTTGGAACAG GTAGCCAATGAGACTCATGGACACGTGGGTGCAGATCTGGCTGCCCTCTGCTCTGAGGCTGCCCTGCAGGCCATCAGAAAGAAGATGGACCTGATCGACCTTGAGGATGAGACCATTGATGCTGAAGTCATGAACTCACTTGCTGTCACTATGGATGACTTCAAG TGGGCTCTGAGCCAGAGCAACCCATCTGCACTGAGGGAGACAGTTGTTGAGGTTCCCAACATCACCTGGGAGGACATCGGAGGTCTGGATGATGTcaagagggagctgcaggagttGGTGCAG tacCCAGTGGAACATCCAGACAAGTTCCTCAAGTTTGGCATGACCCCATCCAAGGGTGTGCTGTTCTATGGTCCCCCTGGTTGTGGTAAGACTCTGCTGGCCAAAGCCATCGCCAATGAGTGCCAGGCAAATTTCATCTCCATCAAAGGACCTGAGCTGCTCACCATGTGGTTTGGAGAGTCTGAGGCCAATGTCAGAGAGATCTTTGACAAG GCTCGTCAAGCAGCCCCATGCGTTCTCTTCTTCGATGAGCTGGACTCCATAGCCAAGGCTCGTGGCGGCAATGTgggagatggtggtggagcaGCTGACCGTGTCATCAACCAGATCCTGACCGAGATGGATGGTATGTCCAGCAAGAAGAACGTCTTCATCATCGGCGCCACAAACAGACCAGACATCATTGACCCCGCCATCCTGAGACCTGGACGTCTGGATCAGCTCATCTACATCCCCCTGCCTGACGAGAAGAGCAGGATGAGCATCCTGAAGGCCAACCTCCGCAAGAGCCCCATCAGCAAG gatGTGGACTTGGACTTCCTGGCAAAGATGACCAATGGCTTCTCTGGAGCAGATCTTACAGAGATCTGCCAGCGGGCATGTAAGCTGGCCATCAGGGAGAGCATTGAGAATGAGATCcgcagggagagggagaggcagaccAACCCATCAGCCATG gaggtggaagaggatgATCCTGTGCCAGAGATCAGGAAGGACCACTTTGAAGAGGCAATGCGATTCGCTCGCCGCTCCGTCAGTGACAACGACATTCGCAAATACGAGATGTTCGCTcagacactgcagcagagcCGTGGCTTTGGCAGCTTCAG GTTTCCCTCCAGTGCTGCAGGCGGCAGTGGTCCAAGCCATGGCTCAGGAGGAACTGGCAGTGGTCCAGTGTTCAACGAAGACAACGATGATGACCTTTATGGATAA
- the akr1a1a gene encoding aldo-keto reductase family 1 member A1-A translates to MSTFVTLSTGQRMPLVGLGTWKSAPGQVKQAVLAALDCGYRHIDCAAAYSNEQEVGEALAVRLGPGKALRREDVFITSKLWNTKHDPEDVEAACRTTLAHLGLSYLDLYLMHWPMAFQRGKELMPRREDGSICYSDTHYSDTWAAMESLVDKGLVKAIGVSNFNARQTDDIISVARHPPVVNQVECHPYLSQADLLSHCRSVAVCVTAYSPLGSGDRPWASPGEPSLLQDPRLEAVAQRYQKTPAQVILRWHVQRGVVCIPKSVTPSRIQQNLQVFDFSLSEDDMKLIESFNCNERFIVPSVERDGKRVWRDAEHPHFPFHDPY, encoded by the exons ATGAGCACCTTCGTGACTCTCTCCACGGGGCAGAGGATGCCCTTGGTCGGGCTCGGCACATGGAAGAGCGCTCCAGGACAG GTGAAGCAGGCAGTGCTGGCAGCTTTAGACTGTGGGTACAGACACATTGACTGCGCTGCTGCGTACAGCAATGAGCAGGAGGTGGGAGAGGCTCTGGCTGTCAGGCTCGGCCCAGGGAAG GCTCTACGTCGCGAGGACGTATTTATAACATCCAAACTGTGGAACACCAAACACGACCCAGAGGATGTTGAGGCGGCGTGCAGGACCACTCTGGCCCACCTGGGTCTCTCTTATTTGGACCTCTACCTTATGCACTGGCCCATGGCGTTCCA GCGTGGGAAGGAGCTGATGCCTCGACGGGAGGATGGGAGTATTTGTTACTCTGACACACACTACAGTGACACTTGGGCAGCCATGGAGAGCCTGGTGGACAAAGGTCTGGTCAAAGCTATAGGAGTGTCCAACTTCAACGCCAGGcagactgatgacatcattagcGTGGCCAGACACCCACCGGTGGTGAACCAG GTGGAATGCCATCCATATTTGTCTCAAGCAGACCTCCTGTCTCACTGTCG GTCAGTGGCAGTTTGCGTGACAGCTTACAGTCCCCTGGGTAGCGGGGACAGACCCTGGGCCTCTCCTGGTGAACCAAGTCTGCTGCAGGATCCTCGACTTGAAGCTGTAGCCCAGAGGTACCAGAAAACACCTGCCCAGGTCATACTCAG GTGGCACGTGCAGAGAGGCGTCGTGTGCATCCCTAAGAGTGTGACACCCTCCAGGATCCAGCAGAACCTGCAGGTGTTTGACTTTTCCCTGTCAGAGGACGACATGAAGCTGATCGAATCCTTCAACTGCAACGAGCGCTTCATCGTTCCATCAGTCGAG agGGATGGCAAGAGAGTGTGGAGAGATGCAGAACATCCTCATTTCCCCTTCCATGATCCCTACTGA